A genome region from Blautia coccoides includes the following:
- a CDS encoding helix-turn-helix domain-containing protein has translation MKKNLQTAFSTRQYMLSKDFEIYYYSDFYLSQVKDHAHDYYEFYLFLEGNVNMVIGGKDHAMRPGDIVLIPPKERHHAVIRDQRVPYRRFVFWITEEYCNSLMETSSDYAYLMQHVKVTKNYIFHTDVVTFNTIRSKVFGLIDEMRSKRFGREAKISLCVSDLILHLNRVVHEQNYPKSEREEMNLYQGLADHIEENLDGDLSLESLAKHFYVSKYHIAHVFKDSTGLSIHQYITKKRLAACKDAILGDVGISEVYPMFGFGDYSSFYRAFKKEYGISPKEFKDMQVTL, from the coding sequence ATGAAAAAGAATCTGCAGACAGCGTTCAGCACCAGGCAGTATATGCTCTCAAAGGATTTTGAAATCTATTATTACAGTGATTTTTATTTGTCCCAGGTAAAGGACCATGCGCATGATTATTATGAATTCTACCTTTTTTTGGAGGGAAATGTGAACATGGTAATAGGAGGAAAAGATCACGCTATGAGACCCGGGGATATTGTACTCATACCGCCCAAGGAGCGGCATCATGCAGTGATCAGGGACCAGCGGGTTCCCTACCGGCGTTTTGTGTTCTGGATCACAGAGGAATACTGCAACAGTCTTATGGAGACATCGTCGGATTATGCCTATCTGATGCAGCATGTGAAGGTGACCAAGAACTATATTTTTCACACAGATGTGGTGACGTTCAATACCATTCGCTCAAAGGTCTTCGGCCTGATCGACGAAATGCGCTCCAAAAGGTTCGGCAGAGAGGCAAAGATATCCCTGTGTGTCAGTGATTTGATCCTTCATCTGAACAGAGTTGTCCATGAACAGAATTATCCAAAGAGTGAGAGGGAGGAGATGAACCTGTATCAGGGGCTGGCTGATCATATAGAAGAAAATCTGGACGGGGATCTGTCCTTGGAAAGTCTTGCCAAGCATTTTTATGTGAGCAAATATCATATCGCCCATGTGTTTAAAGACAGCACGGGACTGTCCATCCATCAGTATATTACAAAGAAACGCCTGGCTGCCTGTAAGGACGCCATACTGGGGGATGTGGGGATCAGCGAGGTGTATCCAATGTTTGGATTCGGGGATTACTCCAGTTTTTACCGGGCATTCAAGAAAGAGTATGGGATATCACCAAAAGAGTTTAAGGATATGCAGGTGACCCTTTAA
- a CDS encoding MarR family winged helix-turn-helix transcriptional regulator gives MEYDWIEMMERMQDIRLFCSLHVRRAKKGGISSSQELDLLSRVALSKEKLTSHMLCTGMGISKPVVSRLVESLCRKEFLEKEMCAADHRSYYLCITGKGREELERTYTYYLEPLYSMRRRAGEETFSRLMELIRLVNHQAGEYGETKQ, from the coding sequence ATGGAATACGATTGGATAGAAATGATGGAGCGGATGCAGGATATCAGGCTTTTCTGCAGTCTGCATGTAAGGAGAGCAAAAAAAGGCGGGATATCCTCCTCACAGGAACTGGATCTGCTCTCCAGGGTAGCGCTCTCAAAGGAAAAGCTAACATCCCATATGCTCTGTACGGGTATGGGAATCAGCAAGCCGGTGGTCAGCCGGCTGGTGGAAAGCCTCTGCAGAAAGGAATTTCTGGAGAAAGAGATGTGTGCAGCAGACCACCGCAGTTATTATCTGTGTATCACCGGGAAAGGGCGGGAAGAGCTGGAGCGCACTTACACGTATTATCTGGAACCCCTGTATTCCATGAGGCGCAGGGCAGGAGAGGAGACTTTCAGCCGTCTTATGGAGCTGATACGTCTGGTAAACCATCAGGCCGGGGAATACGGGGAAACAAAACAGTAA
- a CDS encoding FUSC family protein — translation MSIYQELQLNQAGSKALIKNSKDKREKGRHILIYIFKVFLTLAFCMAFVTAYTKIFGEKNSVAGVVVLLTVMVFRSADLGIKASHGSAVIVILFGVLAVGPKVTNMVTPGWALFLNLVFLLLLLTLGCHNIIMSNHATWVLGYLLLQGNDVSGREYFMRVLALVLGALLTAFVFYRNHRKILYKRGLGDLLREFAFSSARTKWQLRMALGISSGMFFAQLMHLPRIMWAGFAMMSVMQPFRKDLINRCKHRFPGNIIGCALFFGLCAVFPESFYGFIGILGGIGVGFSATYLWQTVFNSFGALAMAMGMFGMTGSMVLRLANNLFGVVYGLVFDFVFEKFCCKIERLSQRMESVDAA, via the coding sequence TTGAGTATTTATCAGGAATTACAGTTGAATCAGGCCGGTTCCAAGGCACTGATCAAGAACAGTAAAGACAAGAGGGAAAAGGGAAGACATATTCTCATCTATATATTTAAAGTGTTTCTGACACTGGCCTTCTGTATGGCTTTTGTCACGGCATATACAAAGATATTCGGAGAGAAGAACAGTGTTGCCGGTGTGGTGGTGCTGCTTACAGTGATGGTTTTCAGGTCCGCGGATCTGGGAATCAAAGCTTCCCACGGCAGTGCAGTGATCGTCATTTTATTTGGGGTTCTGGCTGTGGGGCCAAAGGTGACGAATATGGTAACTCCGGGATGGGCGTTATTTCTGAACCTTGTCTTTTTGCTCCTGCTCCTTACCCTGGGATGCCATAATATCATTATGTCAAATCATGCCACCTGGGTTCTGGGATATCTGCTTCTCCAAGGGAATGATGTGTCGGGCCGGGAATATTTCATGCGTGTCCTGGCGCTGGTTTTGGGCGCACTTTTAACAGCGTTTGTCTTTTACAGAAACCACAGGAAGATTTTGTATAAGAGAGGGCTGGGTGATCTGCTGCGGGAATTTGCATTTTCCTCGGCCAGAACAAAGTGGCAGCTTAGGATGGCTCTCGGTATCTCATCCGGCATGTTTTTCGCACAGCTTATGCACCTTCCCAGAATTATGTGGGCAGGATTTGCCATGATGTCTGTAATGCAGCCCTTTCGGAAGGATTTGATAAACAGGTGTAAACACCGCTTCCCCGGAAATATAATCGGCTGTGCCCTGTTTTTTGGACTCTGTGCTGTGTTCCCTGAGAGCTTCTACGGGTTTATCGGAATTCTTGGGGGTATCGGTGTGGGATTTTCAGCCACCTATCTGTGGCAGACAGTCTTTAATTCCTTCGGAGCACTTGCCATGGCTATGGGAATGTTCGGTATGACTGGGTCCATGGTGCTGAGGCTGGCAAACAATCTGTTCGGAGTTGTATATGGTCTTGTGTTTGACTTTGTTTTTGAGAAGTTCTGCTGTAAAATAGAACGGCTTTCACAGAGAATGGAATCTGTGGACGCGGCATAG
- a CDS encoding LysR family transcriptional regulator has translation MQDFRMETFLTVCEELNYTRAAHKLGLTQPAVSQHIHFLEECYNTRLFTVQGRKLYLTEAGKLLHASAQTMKNDETHLRRRLRDVQQPKKEYHFGATLTVAEYILPEKIKNILREDPDCRMKITVQNTRELLRQIDTGEIDFAVVEGSFPKEEYDFLPYSKEPYIAVCARDFPLPKCPCILEDLLPYTLITREKGSGTRDILESILAQQNLRLADFARVIEYGSIGAIKRLTAAGCGITFMYKKAAEHELRSQKLKEIRLQEFHLMHGLNFVFRKDTIFREEYSKLYSLLK, from the coding sequence ATGCAGGATTTCCGCATGGAAACGTTTTTAACCGTATGTGAAGAATTGAACTATACACGTGCTGCCCATAAACTGGGACTGACACAGCCTGCCGTCTCACAGCACATTCATTTTCTGGAGGAGTGTTATAATACTCGTCTTTTCACTGTGCAGGGGCGGAAATTATACCTGACAGAGGCAGGAAAGCTCCTTCACGCCTCTGCCCAGACCATGAAAAATGATGAAACCCATCTCCGCCGCAGACTCAGGGATGTACAGCAGCCAAAAAAAGAATACCACTTCGGCGCAACCCTGACCGTTGCGGAATACATCCTTCCCGAAAAAATAAAAAACATCCTGAGGGAAGACCCTGACTGCCGTATGAAGATCACAGTCCAGAATACAAGGGAACTGCTTCGCCAGATTGACACTGGGGAAATAGACTTTGCCGTGGTGGAGGGTTCCTTCCCCAAGGAAGAATATGACTTCCTTCCCTACAGCAAAGAACCCTACATCGCCGTATGTGCCCGGGACTTTCCCCTTCCCAAGTGTCCCTGCATTCTGGAAGACCTGCTCCCATACACCCTGATCACCCGTGAAAAAGGCTCCGGCACCAGAGATATCCTGGAATCCATACTTGCCCAGCAGAATCTCAGGCTTGCCGACTTTGCCCGGGTAATAGAGTACGGAAGCATCGGCGCCATCAAACGGCTGACCGCTGCAGGATGCGGTATTACATTTATGTACAAAAAAGCCGCGGAACACGAGCTCCGCAGCCAAAAATTAAAAGAGATCAGATTGCAGGAATTCCATCTGATGCACGGACTTAACTTTGTCTTCCGAAAAGATACGATTTTTCGGGAAGAATATTCAAAATTATATTCCCTCCTGAAATAG
- a CDS encoding YeiH family protein, translating to MDFMKKNWKGLLLCLAIALPSWFLGKALPVIGGPVFAILLGMAVTLILKDKTNLQPGITFTSKKVLQYAVILLGFGLNLSVILQTGKQSLPIILATITTSLVIAYVLHRVMRIPGKISTLVGVGSSICGGSAIAATAPVIDADDEEVAQAISVIFLFNILAAILFPAFGALIGFDTHSGEAFGIFAGTAVNDTSSVTAAASTWDSLYNLGAATLDKAVTVKLTRTLAIIPITLVLAIVRAKNLEEEEGNNVEFRKIFPFFILYFVGASVITTIAVNLGVPAGIFNPLKTLSKFFIVMAMGAIGLNTNVVKLIKTGGKPIFMGACCWAGITCVSLVMQRILGIW from the coding sequence ATGGATTTTATGAAAAAAAATTGGAAAGGCCTTCTGCTCTGCCTGGCCATTGCACTGCCGAGCTGGTTTTTGGGAAAGGCACTGCCGGTCATTGGCGGACCGGTTTTTGCCATTCTTCTGGGAATGGCAGTCACTCTCATTCTGAAGGATAAGACAAATTTGCAGCCCGGCATTACATTTACATCAAAAAAGGTTCTGCAGTATGCGGTGATCCTTTTGGGATTCGGGCTGAACCTGTCGGTTATTCTGCAGACAGGAAAACAGTCCCTGCCTATTATCCTTGCAACCATCACCACATCACTGGTCATCGCCTATGTGCTTCACCGGGTGATGCGGATTCCGGGAAAAATCTCCACTTTAGTAGGGGTTGGTTCTTCCATCTGCGGCGGTTCAGCCATAGCAGCTACGGCACCTGTCATTGACGCAGATGACGAGGAAGTGGCCCAGGCCATCTCTGTTATCTTTTTGTTCAACATTTTGGCGGCAATTCTGTTTCCTGCTTTTGGCGCTCTGATCGGATTTGACACACACAGCGGGGAGGCCTTTGGAATTTTTGCGGGGACGGCTGTCAATGATACCTCATCTGTGACCGCTGCTGCATCCACCTGGGATTCCCTTTACAATCTGGGCGCCGCCACACTTGACAAAGCTGTGACCGTGAAGCTGACCAGGACTTTGGCCATCATTCCCATCACCCTTGTACTTGCCATTGTACGGGCAAAGAATCTGGAAGAAGAGGAAGGAAATAACGTTGAGTTCAGAAAAATATTTCCCTTCTTTATCCTGTATTTTGTGGGGGCTTCTGTGATCACCACCATCGCTGTGAACCTGGGCGTTCCGGCGGGAATCTTCAATCCTCTGAAGACACTGAGCAAGTTCTTCATTGTCATGGCAATGGGAGCCATCGGGCTGAACACCAATGTGGTGAAGCTCATTAAAACAGGCGGGAAGCCTATTTTTATGGGGGCCTGCTGCTGGGCTGGGATTACATGTGTGAGTCTGGTCATGCAGAGAATACTTGGAATATGGTAA